A window of Chlorobium phaeobacteroides DSM 266 genomic DNA:
TATTGCGCAGGCGGTCAATATGCTTCCCGGCATCAATGTGAGTAATGTTGGCGGAAGAAATGAGGGGATGGTCTATGTCCGGGGTTTTGACATGCGTCAGGTTCCGCTCTATCTTGACGGTATTCCTCTCTATGTTCCCTATGACGGCTATATCGATCCAAACCGGTTTACGACGTTTGATCTGTCGGAGATCAACGTTTCAAAGGGTTTCACTTCGGTACTCTATGGTCCGAATACCCTTGGAGGAGCGATTAACATGGTAAGTCGAAAACCGGCAGAGAGGTTTGAAGGCAGCTTGAAGGGCGGCCTCACGTTCAGCGATGAAGGATTGGCGTCGGAATTTGCCTCACTCAATCTTGGCAGCAACCAGGGAACATGGTATGTCCAGGGAAGTCTCTCGATTCTTGATCGTGATTTCATGCAGCTTTCAGATTCCTTTCTTGCAACGAAAAGTGAAGATGGCAGCAAGCGAGATAATTCGGATTCGCGAGATTTCAGGGGCTCTTTGAAAGTCGGATATACGCCGAACTCGACCGATGAGTATTCGCTGAGCATCATATCACAACAGTCAAGCAAGGGTGTACCGGTCTATACAGGCATTAACCCGACGCAAACGGTGCGCTACTGGAGGTATGGCGACTGGGACAAATCGAGCATCTACTTTATCGGCAAAAAAGCCCTTGGCAGCAAAAGCTATCTCAAGGCAAGGGCTTATTATGACAACTATTATAATACCCTGCAGAGCTATGACGACGCTTCCTACGCCACGCAAAAGACCAAAAAAGCGTTTTCAAGCCGTTATGATGATAAAACCTTTGGCGGTTCCATCGAGTTTGGTACGGAAATCCTGAGCGGAAATACCTTGAAAATCGCTCTGCATGACAAGTATGACATGCACAATGAAATTGGTAATACCGGCGAGATGCCGAAAGAGTTTGAAGACAATACCGTTTCAGTAGCCGCTGAAAATACCTGGAAGGCTTCAGACAATATCTCGGTTATAGCGGGTGTTCGCCAGGATTTTCGGCATACCATCAAGGCAGAGGATCTTGTTGGCGGCGTCATCACCTCCTTTCCGCTTGAGGATAACCAGGCGACAAATCTTCAGCTTGCCGTTGTCGGACGTCTCAGCGAGAGTCAGGAGCTGACGGCATACCTTACCAGAACGACACGGTTTCCTACATTGAAAGATCGATACTCATACCGCCTGGGCAATGCTTTTCCGAATCCGGAGCTCAAGCCGGAGCAGAGCCTCAACTATGGGCTTGATTATGCCATAAGACCGGCAGATCAACTCAAATTTCAGGCTTCAGTGTACCAGAGCAAGCTCAGTGATGTGATCCAGCAGGTGAACAATATCGCTTATGTGAAGGGGATATGGGTCTATCAATTTCAGAATACAGGGGAGGCGACCTTTACCGGATTCGAGTGCTCCGTTGACTGGCAACCGGTTTCATGGCTGAGGGCTTATAGCGGTTACAGCTATATCGACCGAAAAAATGACAGCAACCCTTCTCTGCGTTTTACCGATATACCCAGGCACAAGTTCACCGGGTATTTGCAGTTCCTCTTTAACAAGGATCGTTGGGCGATCGTCGAATCCGAATACTATTCCAGGCGGTACAGCACCAGCGATGGCAAGTATACTGCCGGAGCCTACGGTCTGATAAATCTCAGGGCCAGCACTGTTCTTTACGATACGCTTTCGCTTC
This region includes:
- a CDS encoding TonB-dependent receptor plug domain-containing protein, which codes for MKKIVLLVLLLAATETVFAAELPSDLPVSGIKVFTAGEVTVSGKKDHAKETVAATEMEMLDKKNIAQAVNMLPGINVSNVGGRNEGMVYVRGFDMRQVPLYLDGIPLYVPYDGYIDPNRFTTFDLSEINVSKGFTSVLYGPNTLGGAINMVSRKPAERFEGSLKGGLTFSDEGLASEFASLNLGSNQGTWYVQGSLSILDRDFMQLSDSFLATKSEDGSKRDNSDSRDFRGSLKVGYTPNSTDEYSLSIISQQSSKGVPVYTGINPTQTVRYWRYGDWDKSSIYFIGKKALGSKSYLKARAYYDNYYNTLQSYDDASYATQKTKKAFSSRYDDKTFGGSIEFGTEILSGNTLKIALHDKYDMHNEIGNTGEMPKEFEDNTVSVAAENTWKASDNISVIAGVRQDFRHTIKAEDLVGGVITSFPLEDNQATNLQLAVVGRLSESQELTAYLTRTTRFPTLKDRYSYRLGNAFPNPELKPEQSLNYGLDYAIRPADQLKFQASVYQSKLSDVIQQVNNIAYVKGIWVYQFQNTGEATFTGFECSVDWQPVSWLRAYSGYSYIDRKNDSNPSLRFTDIPRHKFTGYLQFLFNKDRWAIVESEYYSRRYSTSDGKYTAGAYGLINLRASTVLYDTLSLQASVENVFDRNYEVAEGYPEAGRQYVVSLAWAL